The Tissierellales bacterium nucleotide sequence TAAGGATATTAATATTAACCGGACTGTAGGTTGGTTTACTAATTTATTTCCATTAGTCCTAAGTACTAGTTCTAATGTAAATCATATGGTAATGGAAGTGAGAAGATGGTTTTTAAAGATTCCTAATAAAGGCATGACCTATGGAATATTAAAGTATTTAAATGGTAATAAGTCGTTAGACATACATGCCGATGTAGGTTTTAACTTCTTAGGTGATACTTCTATGAAAAATAACAATCTTAAAGGAGTAAGATACTGTAATAAATTTAATCAATTTGATATTGATTTAGAAAATATATTATTTCATCCTCTAACAGTAAATGGAGCCTATGTTAAGAATAGTGTAGTATTTACTAATTATTATGATACTTCATTTATTAATGAAAATGATATGATTGAGTTTAAAGATTGTTTCATAGAGGCTCTTAATGACCTATATAACTTTGCATATTCTGATTTAATGCCTAAAGAACGAGTAAATATTGTAGAGGAAGTAAGTGATATAGACTTTTCCAATGTAGAAGTAGATATACTTAATGAGCTAATAGGGGAGATGGAATAAAATGATTAAAAGAAGAGCAATTAAAACATCTTTAGTAGGTCCACCTAAAAGTGAGGATAAAAAACTTTCAGGGTATATATATGAAGATAATAAGAAAACGTACTTCTTAGCAGTGTTTTTTTCAATAATATCCTATATGCTTAGTCTAGGAGTTGCCATTATACTAAAGCAATACATTGATAAGGGAATTATTGGAGGGTTTCAAGAGCTTTATCGTTTAATATTTATTTCCTTGGTTTTTATAGGAATAAATATATTAGTCAATTTAATTGAAGTTATTACTGTAAATAAATTTACTAAAAAAGCATTAAAGAATTTAAAAGGAGTAATAACGGAAAAAGTTTTGGCTTTAAGACTTAAGGATTTTAATAAAGAGAAAACTGGAACCTATATTTCTATGTTGAATAATGATTTAACGATTATAGAGCAAGATTATATTCGTGGTGGTATTACATTAATATCCCAAAGCGTTATGATAATTGCGGGTATACTTCTTATGTTTTATATGAATTGGAAGTTAGCAATATGTGTATTAGTATCCTGTGTACTACCTTTAATTGTTTCAGCTATATTTAATAAAAAATTAGAGGTTGCTCAGAATAAGGTGTCTACAAATAATAGTAAATATACTTCCTTTATCAAAGATATACTTACAGGGTATCCAGTAATTAAAAGTTTCAACATTGAAAAAGAAATACTTAAATTATCAGAAAATAAGGTAGATGACCAAGAAAGGGCTAAAGAAAAATACCAAATATTGCTTGGTATTGTAATGTCCTTGACTCAAAATAGCACTATTGTAATTGTAATATTAATCTTTGTTATAGGAGCTTGGCTTACTATAAAAGGGCAAATGACCCTGGGTGGGATATTTGCTTTTGTACAACTTCTTAATAATGTAACCTCTCCTATAAACGAAGTAGTTTCGGGTGTGGCTAAAAAGAAAGCTAGTGTACAACTATTAGAAAAATCCGATAAGATATTAAGCAAAGAAATAGAAACGGGCATTAAAGTCCAAAAGTTCCAATTAGAAAAGAGTATCAAAGTAAAAAATATGAGTTTTGCATTTGAATCAAATGGTGAAAATGTGCTGGAAAATATTGATTTAGTCTTTGAAAAAGGGAAAGCTTATGCAATTGTTGGGTTAAGTGGTAGTGGAAAGTCTACATTACTTAAACTTTTAGCAGGATATTATGATTGGTTTGAAGGAAGTATTTATATTGATGACGTTGAAATACGGGATATTGCTGAAGGATCTTTAACCCAATTGTATAG carries:
- a CDS encoding ABC transporter ATP-binding protein; its protein translation is MIKRRAIKTSLVGPPKSEDKKLSGYIYEDNKKTYFLAVFFSIISYMLSLGVAIILKQYIDKGIIGGFQELYRLIFISLVFIGINILVNLIEVITVNKFTKKALKNLKGVITEKVLALRLKDFNKEKTGTYISMLNNDLTIIEQDYIRGGITLISQSVMIIAGILLMFYMNWKLAICVLVSCVLPLIVSAIFNKKLEVAQNKVSTNNSKYTSFIKDILTGYPVIKSFNIEKEILKLSENKVDDQERAKEKYQILLGIVMSLTQNSTIVIVILIFVIGAWLTIKGQMTLGGIFAFVQLLNNVTSPINEVVSGVAKKKASVQLLEKSDKILSKEIETGIKVQKFQLEKSIKVKNMSFAFESNGENVLENIDLVFEKGKAYAIVGLSGSGKSTLLKLLAGYYDWFEGSIYIDDVEIRDIAEGSLTQLYSMVQQDTFVFDDTIEENIKLYREWPESQVNFAIKNAGMAPFLEERGGLTTFCGEGGMELSGGEKQRISIARALLKEPPILLMDEATSALDLKTTRKLETSLSELEDMTRIAITHKVDEELLKDYDCIIMMKDGKIAEMGNINELLQRKGEFYSLCKLSDELNKVENYEE